In Lachnospiraceae bacterium, the DNA window GCGCTTCCATACTCCGTCAGTGTTCCGGCTGCCAGGGTGCCTCCATCCAGTTCATAGCTGATCTTACCGAGTTTTCCTGACTGGTTCCGGTCACCTTCATCTGCCGGTCGGCTTGTCTGGTTCCCGGACTGGTTCAGGAAGATGGTGTATACCTGATCCAGAGCATCCTTACTCAGATTTCCATCACTGCCAGGTGTCAGGTTCACATCCGGGATATCGGTTGCCTGAATGGCGCAGGCGGTCACAATGATATCTTCCACGTTTCCGCTCAAATCGGATTCCACAGCATTTTTCATCTGTACCCTCTGGAACAGTTTGTCCGTGGTTGCGTCTTTACCAAGGGTCTTTTTGTAACCGTACACATAAGATGTTTTTGCTTTCCCGTCTTCCCCGGTCACTGTTTCCGTCCGCAGCAGTTCCCACTGGTCACTGATGCCTTTTAACCGGAACAGATCCTGCTTCTTCTGCTCTCCTGTGCCGTCATCCTCGTCGGTAAACGTTTCCTGTGGTACCTCGACCCGTAAAAATACCAGGGCATTGTTGTTGCCGGTATTCTCGATCTGCGGATCTTTCACGATCTCCTGATTAGGGATGATATTTTTGACCTCGTCACTGTCATTTCCGGGATAGCCGGGTTCCTCCAGGTCGATCTTGACCTTGCCGACCGTGAACGTGTTGGTGGCTGTCTCGGCATCGGTCAGATAAGCCACGGTGCCGCCTGCCGCCACGGAAACCACCAGACCACAGGCAATCATTGTCCGAAGCAGCTGTTTCTTTGATTTCCTCATAAAAAGAAAACCTCCTTCCATATTTTTTTGTCGGTACAATTATGGAAAATTTGCACCCGGAATTGGTGGAACGCAAAAGAACCTGCTCCGATAAGGAACAGGCTCTTGTTTCATGAAAAAATAATCAGACTGACAGGTCATTGCCTTCCAGATTCTTGCTGTTATTGGTATTTGCTTCCGGGACGGTCTGACCGTTGTTCTGCTTGCCGTAGACATTATAGATCTTCTGCAGATTCTCCTTAGTCAAGGTATCAGTCAGGTCGGTATCCTCGCCCTCCAGCACCTCGGCTGCCTGGATCGCATAAGCGGTAACCTTGATATTCTCGGTATCGGTATCGATCTGTCCCTCGATGATGTTCTGCAGCTGGATACTGTCAAACAGTGCCGTGGTCTTGGCATCCTTTGCCAGTTTCTCCTTGTAAGCATAAACATGTATATTTGTATCAGCACCGGTATCATCACCCTGAAGCTCTACCCAGTTCTTTCCGTCAGTGCTGCCGTCGGCTGCCGGATCGATATCGGTATTCAGCATGGTAAAGAGTTCTGTTACTGCAGTGGTCTTTCTTGTGCCGTCCTTTTCCGCCACAATTACATCCTTCTTCGGCATCTCAACCTTTAAGAATACGATTGCATCGTTGACACCGGTGTTCTCCACCTGCGGGTCCTTTGCCACGATCTGGTTCGGTACCAGGTTCTTCTTCTGAGTGTCCGTCAGTTTCGCATACTCCGGCTCCTCCAGATCAATCTTTACCTGACCAATGGTAAAAGTGTTGGTTGCGGTCTCACTGTCAGTTAAATACGCCATGGTTCCTCCGATGACCATTACTCCCATCATGGCACAGGCTGCTGCTGCCATGACCATCTGCTTCTTTGATTTCCTCATAAAAAGAAACCTCCTTCCATAAATTTTCTTGCGGAACAATTATGGAAGAATTACTGCATAAATTAGCAAAACGTAAAAAGAACCCATTCCCACCAGGGAACAGGCTCTCGTTTGATGTGACATACCCAATCTTATTGGTTATTTCCATGTATAATTTTTTGACAGAAAATTATGGAAGAAATTAGTCTTAATGCCACATCTTACTTAGGATCTCCTCCTTTCCTGTTTGATACAGGAATTATGGAAGAAATTTCCGCAGAATTGGTCAGAAAATAAAAATGGCTCGATGTTGTTTCTGTTTTTAATTCATCTCTCCACCTGCAGAGGTGGGGGAATTTTCGTTTCTTCTTATTTAAAAAGTCCTTTGACAATCTTTTTAATCATGAATGGATAATACTGAAGATACGGCTCCATGTCAGAAATAAAGATGCGGTTCTCCAGGAGCCAGTCTTCCACCTGTTTTTTATATTCCGGGTGTTTGCCGGAAAACATCAACAGATTGATTCCTTCGATTGCCTTGTAATTCCGGTTATTGATTTCCGCATATGCCGCTCTGGTTTTGAACTTTGTATTTCCCACCTTCTGATTCCTGAAGTCATCCGTTTTCACGTCATTACACAGAATGTATTCCGTTTCCGGTTTCTTATCCAGAATACCGGCATGGTACGCGGCGGATTCATGGTAATAAGCCCCGATATGTTCCCCGCGACGCTCCAGGTAAATCTCCCGGATTGCAGTCTCATCGGGAACATCCAGATCCACGGAGAATACGCCCGGACATTTCCGAAACAGGTGTCCTTCGGCAAGCAGCTGACGTGACAGATACTGAATCTTTGCAAACTCCATGGCAGCGTCCGTTTCTTCCGGTATCCAGACTCCATATTTCTCACAGACTTCTTTCGCCTTGAAATACAAAACCGCAGCATCCCGCAGGGGAATTTCCGGTTTTTTGACCACGTGATTAAACACTGAGGATTTCTCGCCGAGCGAAAGCTCCTGTATAAAAAACTGTACCGAGTTCGTCAGTTCCTTTCCGTCCGGGCCGCATACCGTTATCGTGTTCCGTTCAATGCTGCTCACACGATATTCCCCGCCGGTACACTCCGTCACATATCCTCTCATGTCTTCCTTCGGTATGATCGGCGTACACAGGGCACACCGCTTGCCGTTCAGAAAGCTGAGGGCATATCCTTCCGTGGTCGTTCCGCAGGTGCGGTGGCGTACCGTCATCATTTTCGCCAGTCCCTGATATGGAGTGATCATCTCATACTCATCCCCCATGAGTTCCTGGAATCTCTCCCCGAATCGGTCAACAACCGCCTGACCGCTCCTGCAGCAACGACAGAACGGTGCCCGTTCAAATTCCCGAAGAGATACTGTGAATTCGCCTCCGCATTCCTCATGCCGGAGCGTCACGAACTGTCCGATTCCCTTACCGCCCCGGTATTTCACCAACGTGTATGTATTTTCCGCATGCGCGGCCCTGTCGATCCTTGCCTGCAGTTCTTCCTGTCTGAGATATGTTTCACAGTAACAACGTTTCTCCATCCATATCAGCTCCGTGGCGTTCACATTACGTTCCTTGCCACAGGTCTTATGTCGGATCTTTACGGGTCTTCCATATCCCGGGAAGTGTTCCTCCAGTTCGTAGGTACCGTCCCCAATCATATGAAGCTGGCGCTGAAACACCTCATCTGGATCCGCTTCCCGGTCACATTTCGGACATCCGGCACCAAGGAAAAGAGCATAAGGATGGATATGGAACCGCTCCACGCATTTCCGACACTCCAGTTCCGCAATCCAGTGATCCACGGAATGCACGATGTATCCCGGGAAAAGCTCGGCAAGCGTTCCCGTATCATCCGTCTGTACCTTCAATGCCGCCTTCTGAAAATCCTCGTAATCATGGAACAGGAATAACAACAGTGCAATCGCGTCTTCCGGTACAATTTTCTTCTGTGACAGAACCTTGAACACACGCACATCCGTTTTACCGGCGAACAGACCGGCATATCCGGCAGTCCGAAGATCATCCGCAAGATTTCCGTACGGTGACTCCAGTGGATATCCGCCTTCTCCCATGCGCGCCAGAATCATCGCCTGTAAGCCATTCAGATCCAGATCCGGCGGGCACTCATATAATTTCCGCATAAACTCACTGATACGCTGTTCCGTTGTTTCATCTGCTCTAAGCTCCACCGGAACCATGGACCCGTCATCAAGTCCGCGTTCCCAATCGTCCGGTTCTATCTGTACACGCATCAGTACCCGGTGATGTTTCGGACACATCCGAGCGCCAGGAAGATGATGGACGGTATGGAGATACGGTCTTCCATATGCGGCAATATCCTCCCGCGCGCAGTCCGGACACACGCGCAGTTCCGTGATATCACTGTCCATCAGAGGAATATCCAGTTTGCAACCGTTATGTTCCCGGAGCAGAATTTCCATGCATTCTGCCTGATATCCCCTGGTCATAAACGGAAACAGGGTCGTGAGCGGTGTCATTTCCGCAATCATGCTCCTGACATCCGGGAAACATTCGAATTCTCCGTTCTCCGAGCATATATGGTCCAGATTGAATCGGTAATCCAGACGAACGGGAACCGGTTTTCCCATTTTAAATTTTCGATCTTCATACGGGATATAAGCTGCACAGAATTTCTCAATGGAATCGTACATATTGACTCTGAATAACCTTACAATCCAGCCGTACAGCAGTTCACCGGGATAAGGTTTCAAGCATGTCGGCATCAGCATAAATAGCACTTCCTTTCCATAATGTCTTTGTATAAATTATGGAAGAAAAGCCCCCTGTTACCGCAAAATGAAAAGCCCCGGAAGGCTCATTCCTTCCGGGGTTAAGTCACATAAAATAATAAGAAAAGATTCTTAATGATGATTTTAAAGTTTGGGATGAATCCTTGGAAATTTTTGCATCTGATTGATTGCTGATAACATCCAATTATACTGTGGATTTATAAAACGCAGCCTTCCGTGTTCTTCATAAAGCCAATGACTCTGCAACTTTTTTGCAGAGTATGCCTTTTGAATATCATAATGAGAAAAATGTCCTCCTCTTACCTGATAAATCGTGTATTTGTTAGCGTACTCTACAGTCAGTGCATCCTCATAAACCAGTCTTTTGGATTTGCTTATCTCTCCAAGCGGGATAATTTCGTAAACCGATTGTGGCTCATATACCGCAGTTGCTGATACGGCAGACTTTCCACTTGTTGCAAAATGCTCCCGAAAACGTTGAAAAATACCGTTCGTCTCTCCAATGTAATATAAGTCCTCTGCACATTTTAAAACATAAAGATAAGATTTTCCTTCCACTAAGTTATACTTATCGCAATAATCATAAAGGGATTTTTGCGTCCCCCAATACCGTAGTTTGCTCTGCGGTCTGCAGTCTCTGCGTTCTTCTGGAGTCATGTTTAAATATCTGTTATGAGCATCTTCCAATATTTGAAGCGTTTCCTCTAAAGTCATCTTTTGATTTTCCATTGTCATTCCTCTTTTTTAATACCTTTGCTTTTATGGTCTAACGTTCCGTGCATCAGTTGGACAGGATGCCTTAGAAATGGTAAGTAATCCGTACACAGCCGGATTTCTCTCTGCTTTCATGTGTAAATTATGGAAGAAAAGCACCCTGTTACCGCAAAAAGAAAAGCCCCGGAAGGTTTCAATTCCCTCCAGGGCTCCAGGCAGATATTATTAACTTTTCGATTAGCAGATTCTGGTGATCCGCTCGTATATGACGGTATCCTTTTCCGTGATTTGGCGATCCACATGGTGATGACCGAAAAACCAGTGACCGTAATCCGTTTTCTTTTTCACTTTTTCCAGATATTGTGTCAACGGATCTGGAGGCAGCAGTCCGCCGCCTAAGATAGCCAGACTGGATGACGGACCGTCATGGGAAACAATGAAATCCGCCTTCATTCCGTTTGCTTTCAGTGTCTGCATCCCGTGCATCATTTCCAGTTTGGTCGGCATTTCGGCACGCCACCAGCTGACTTCCTCAATCCTCGCGCAGCAGTTCGTGATGCGGAGAATCTTAAGCTTATCATACAGAAGCGGATCGTCCGGCTGCAAAATCCCTGCCGTGTAATCCCGTTTCAGTGCCGCATCCGTGGCAAACCCGTCGATGTCATGGGATCTTGCCCCGCCGAAAGCAAATATCTTCTTTCCGTCCAGATTGAACATCTCACCACGCATCAGATGAATGACGTGCTCCCGGATCTTATGCACATGGCCGCCATGCCATTCCTCCACCGGAAAAGCGTTAAGCCTGGTAAAATTCTATAGCAATAGGTAAACTTTTGATATAGTCTCCAGTTTTTCCCCTGCTCCAAACCGTACATGAGACTTTCACCTCATACGGCTTTCCATCAATTACAATTGTTAATTATAGTGGTTATCAACTTTAGTTACTTGCTTAGGTTAATTATTTTGTTTCTTGCTAACTTCCGAAATTTGTTCAATGTATTAATAAAATCGTTGTAGTCAGAAACTATTTTCTCAAAGTGACTGAGATATATTTGGATTTTGCCTTCATCTTTTAGGTGGATAAGTTTATGAACATTCTTGTCTACATATAGCAGATTATCATAGCTATTATCTCCACCGTTTTCTTTAGGCTTTATATGATGAATTTCTCCATCGGTAACAAACAGTTTTGATATTGCACACGTCAGCTGTTGTGCCGATATTTTACTAATTGAGTTATCCAGGAACTCAACATCATCGTATTTATTTCTTACCCTCCATCGTTCTTTCAGTGCGCCTTCTAAAACGAGTTTCTTGTACCCACTTTTATTTCTGCCTTCTTCGGTATAAACATTCATATCCTGTGAAAAGTTCATAGGTTTTCTGTGAGAGATATAAACCATTGGGATCAATACAACCTTCCCTATTTTATAGGTTGTGTAATTGTTCCTTTTTAGATATGTATCTGTGATGTATTTAGAACATGATTGTTTAAATTTCCCTCGTTTGGCAATTGGATTAAGTTTGTTCTCGATGAGGTAACTAAGTTCATAAGCAATATCTCCAAAATCATGGTTAATCATTGTTGCAGTGCAGTAGTATTGATGTAGTCCCATGATTTGACTGTTGATTTGATTTATTTTCTTAATTGCATTCTCACCATTTTTATCAATACTGATAATACTTCGTTTGAGCATTTCTTTTGCTCTTTGCTTGCTCTTATCAGACATATGACTACAGATGACATACTTATTCTTTCTCTTGATTAGCTTGATTTTAAATCCTAGGAATTCAGAATACTGTTTTCTCAAATTTACTATTTTAGATTTATCTTCCGATATATCAAGATTCAATCGTTCCTTAAGCCAATTTTTGGTAGCATTAAATGCTCTGACAGCATCATCATGCGTTTTACACATAATTTTAAAATCATCTGCGTATCTCACTATATGAATTTTCTTAAGATTGGTTTTGCTTTTTTTGCTTTGTACACTTTCAGGCTTACAATTTCCACTAAATTTAATTGTTTCATATTGTGAACTTATCCACCAATCCAGCTCATTTAACACAATATTACTTAACAGAGGTGATAAAATTCCCCCTTGAGGAGTTCCTTTCTCTGGAATGCCTTCGCCTACTATTTCAGCTTTTAACATTTTTGATATTATTGAAAGAAGCCTTTTATCTCTAATTCCAAGAGTCCACATTTGCTTAATAAGTTTATTGTGGTCAATGTTGTCAAAGAAACCTTTTATGTCTATATCTACACAATAAAAATATTGTTTAACTTGGGCCAATGTCATCATTCTACTCACTGCATACTTTGTACTTCTTAGTGGCCTAAATCCATAATTGTGAGGATGAAATTTGGCTTCGCATATCGGTTCCAGAATCTGTTTGATACATTGCTGTATCAATCTGTCTTCAAATGTCGGTATTCCTAAGGGTCTTTCCTTTCCATTAGTTTTTGGTATGAACACTCTTCTGACTGACATCGGTTGAAAATTTGCCAATCTGGATCTGACTAGACTGACCAATTCATCCATCGGAATATTGGCATAGTCTTTAACCGTTTTTCCATCAGTTCCCTTCGTATTACTTCCTGTGTTTCGTTTGATATTTCTATAGGCTAATAAAATGTTATCTTCACTAATAATTAATTCATACAGCTTATAAAAGTTATTACCATTTTTACTTTGAGCGTATAATTTATCTGTGATTTTACTCATGTCATAATACGCTTCTTCCGCTCTAAGTCTTGTTTCTAAAGCCAAGTTGTCAACCTCCTTCTCAAAAGGATAGTTTCTCTTAGTCTTACTCGAACCAACTTATAATTAACCCAAAATAATTATTCAATTGTAATTGACTAAAGGCTATCCCTCAGCTGTGTTTCCATAGCTTCATTGGTACTGTGCCTTCGCTCTCATTGGAATTAAAATGAGTTATAGTCAAATTCTTTTCCTCATTAACCGAACATCTCATTGATTATATGATTTTCATTTCGGTTTCCAACTTTCCACGTTCCAATTTCTCTATCCATCATATATG includes these proteins:
- a CDS encoding metallophosphatase — protein: MEEWHGGHVHKIREHVIHLMRGEMFNLDGKKIFAFGGARSHDIDGFATDAALKRDYTAGILQPDDPLLYDKLKILRITNCCARIEEVSWWRAEMPTKLEMMHGMQTLKANGMKADFIVSHDGPSSSLAILGGGLLPPDPLTQYLEKVKKKTDYGHWFFGHHHVDRQITEKDTVIYERITRIC
- a CDS encoding GIY-YIG nuclease family protein; translated protein: MENQKMTLEETLQILEDAHNRYLNMTPEERRDCRPQSKLRYWGTQKSLYDYCDKYNLVEGKSYLYVLKCAEDLYYIGETNGIFQRFREHFATSGKSAVSATAVYEPQSVYEIIPLGEISKSKRLVYEDALTVEYANKYTIYQVRGGHFSHYDIQKAYSAKKLQSHWLYEEHGRLRFINPQYNWMLSAINQMQKFPRIHPKL
- a CDS encoding SipW-dependent-type signal peptide-containing protein, translated to MRKSKKQMVMAAAACAMMGVMVIGGTMAYLTDSETATNTFTIGQVKIDLEEPEYAKLTDTQKKNLVPNQIVAKDPQVENTGVNDAIVFLKVEMPKKDVIVAEKDGTRKTTAVTELFTMLNTDIDPAADGSTDGKNWVELQGDDTGADTNIHVYAYKEKLAKDAKTTALFDSIQLQNIIEGQIDTDTENIKVTAYAIQAAEVLEGEDTDLTDTLTKENLQKIYNVYGKQNNGQTVPEANTNNSKNLEGNDLSV
- a CDS encoding SipW-dependent-type signal peptide-containing protein yields the protein MRKSKKQLLRTMIACGLVVSVAAGGTVAYLTDAETATNTFTVGKVKIDLEEPGYPGNDSDEVKNIIPNQEIVKDPQIENTGNNNALVFLRVEVPQETFTDEDDGTGEQKKQDLFRLKGISDQWELLRTETVTGEDGKAKTSYVYGYKKTLGKDATTDKLFQRVQMKNAVESDLSGNVEDIIVTACAIQATDIPDVNLTPGSDGNLSKDALDQVYTIFLNQSGNQTSRPADEGDRNQSGKLGKISYELDGGTLAAGTLTEYGSADYGYTPPAPAKKNYTFTGWEPENIPAGSTGTVTMTAKWTADVLGSIH
- the ltrA gene encoding group II intron reverse transcriptase/maturase yields the protein MALETRLRAEEAYYDMSKITDKLYAQSKNGNNFYKLYELIISEDNILLAYRNIKRNTGSNTKGTDGKTVKDYANIPMDELVSLVRSRLANFQPMSVRRVFIPKTNGKERPLGIPTFEDRLIQQCIKQILEPICEAKFHPHNYGFRPLRSTKYAVSRMMTLAQVKQYFYCVDIDIKGFFDNIDHNKLIKQMWTLGIRDKRLLSIISKMLKAEIVGEGIPEKGTPQGGILSPLLSNIVLNELDWWISSQYETIKFSGNCKPESVQSKKSKTNLKKIHIVRYADDFKIMCKTHDDAVRAFNATKNWLKERLNLDISEDKSKIVNLRKQYSEFLGFKIKLIKRKNKYVICSHMSDKSKQRAKEMLKRSIISIDKNGENAIKKINQINSQIMGLHQYYCTATMINHDFGDIAYELSYLIENKLNPIAKRGKFKQSCSKYITDTYLKRNNYTTYKIGKVVLIPMVYISHRKPMNFSQDMNVYTEEGRNKSGYKKLVLEGALKERWRVRNKYDDVEFLDNSISKISAQQLTCAISKLFVTDGEIHHIKPKENGGDNSYDNLLYVDKNVHKLIHLKDEGKIQIYLSHFEKIVSDYNDFINTLNKFRKLARNKIINLSK
- a CDS encoding TniQ family protein, with product MLMPTCLKPYPGELLYGWIVRLFRVNMYDSIEKFCAAYIPYEDRKFKMGKPVPVRLDYRFNLDHICSENGEFECFPDVRSMIAEMTPLTTLFPFMTRGYQAECMEILLREHNGCKLDIPLMDSDITELRVCPDCAREDIAAYGRPYLHTVHHLPGARMCPKHHRVLMRVQIEPDDWERGLDDGSMVPVELRADETTEQRISEFMRKLYECPPDLDLNGLQAMILARMGEGGYPLESPYGNLADDLRTAGYAGLFAGKTDVRVFKVLSQKKIVPEDAIALLLFLFHDYEDFQKAALKVQTDDTGTLAELFPGYIVHSVDHWIAELECRKCVERFHIHPYALFLGAGCPKCDREADPDEVFQRQLHMIGDGTYELEEHFPGYGRPVKIRHKTCGKERNVNATELIWMEKRCYCETYLRQEELQARIDRAAHAENTYTLVKYRGGKGIGQFVTLRHEECGGEFTVSLREFERAPFCRCCRSGQAVVDRFGERFQELMGDEYEMITPYQGLAKMMTVRHRTCGTTTEGYALSFLNGKRCALCTPIIPKEDMRGYVTECTGGEYRVSSIERNTITVCGPDGKELTNSVQFFIQELSLGEKSSVFNHVVKKPEIPLRDAAVLYFKAKEVCEKYGVWIPEETDAAMEFAKIQYLSRQLLAEGHLFRKCPGVFSVDLDVPDETAIREIYLERRGEHIGAYYHESAAYHAGILDKKPETEYILCNDVKTDDFRNQKVGNTKFKTRAAYAEINNRNYKAIEGINLLMFSGKHPEYKKQVEDWLLENRIFISDMEPYLQYYPFMIKKIVKGLFK